The Chitinophaga caeni genome segment TCCCGTTATGGCGCAGTATCTCGATTCTGCCGGAAACCGCGTAGTAGCAGGATTGAATGCCGATTTCTTCAGCACCGTTGGAGAACCCAGGGGCATAGCTATCAAGGATGGCAAAATTTTGAAAACTACCTGGGCAAATGCACGCAGCGCTTCTTTCGTTGGCGTGAAGGATGATGGAGCAGTATTTATCGGCAACCGTGAAGACTTCGATAATATGAAGGACGAATTTAGGGATGCATTGGGCGCCGGCCAGATATTAGTTTGGAATAACGCGGTCCAGGTGCAGACCGATGTTAGCATTGAACCGAGAACGGCCGTGGGCATTAATGAAAATGGTATCATGGTATTTGCCGTTGTAGACGGAAGGAGCTTTTATTACAGTAACGGAATCTCGATTACGGACCTGGGAATCTTGTTAAAAGCCTGTGGAAGTACTACCGTTGTGAATTTGGACGGTGGCGGTTCATCCACATTTATGATCAAACACCCGTTGGCGCCTGTATGGCAAGTTCGTAACCGCCCATCAGACGGCAATAACCGGGCAGTTGGAAATAGCTGGATGATCATTGCCGATCAACCATAATTATTCACCGGAAATTAAGAAAGAGCATGAAAATTCTTACATATAGCTTTTTATGTTTAGCATTCTTATTATGCTACTCATGTAATAAAGATGATGATAAATCTCAACCGGATGTATTGAAAATTACTTCCATCTGGCCGGCATACGGTACTGCTAATACTATCGTAACAATCAATGGTAAAGAGTTTAGTAATGTTCGGGAAAATAATAAAGTGAGCTTTAACAATATTCCTGCTATCGTGATCGAAGCCAGTGAAACACAATTACAAGTTGTGAGCCCTGAAGGCGGTTCTACGGGGAACGTAAACATCGAGGTCGGCGGGCAACAATTCATGGGCCCCGTTTATAGTTATACTTTACCACCTGAAGAATATTTTGTTGAAACCTATGCGGGTACCGGTGGCACGGCGGGATCGGTAGAAGGAAGCTTGAAAGCGGCCAAGTTCCGTAATCCTGAAGGTTTGTCAATCGATCTGTTAGGTAATCTTTATATTGCTGATCGGGGAAATAACAGGATCCGCAAGATATCCGGGGGTATGGTAAGCGCATATGCGGGAAAGGATCAGGATGGGCATGTAGATGGAGATGTATCGATCGCTTTGTTTGATTATCCTTGGAAAACGGCCGTGGATAAAAGCGGAAACGTTTACGTGGCAGATCGCGATAATCACAGCGTGAGAAAAATTACACCGGAAGGTATTGTCTCTACACTGGCCGGAAGCGGGTCGGCAGGTTATGCCGATGGTAATGGAACGGCGGCAAAATTCAATCAACCTTTGGATGTTGCTACGGATGATGCTGGGAATGTTTACGTGGCTGATAATTTGAACCACCGCATCCGAAAAATTGATCCGGCAGGGAATGTTACCACCTTGGCTGGAAGTGGTACTGCCGGTTATGCTGATGGCACTGGAACAGCAGCATCATTCAAAAACCCCAGCGGTTTGTGTGTTGACAAAGACGGTAATATTTTTGTAGCCGACAGGTTGAATCACCGTGTCCGTAAAATCGGTCCGGGTGCTGAAGTAACAACGGTTGCAGGTGATGGCTATGCAGGTTTCGTTGACGGTCTACAAAATAACGCGAGGTTCAACGGCCCTTACGGAATCGATGTTGATGCTAATGGAGCTTTGTATATTGCTGACTTGAGCAATAATAAAATCCGGAAAATTAAAGATGGCAGCGTTAGTACAATTGCTGGAACGAGTAATGGTTATCTTGATGGTGCCGGGGGAGGCGCCCAATTCAGTCAACCAACGGATGTATGTGTTGATCCTGGCGGGAACATTTTTGTTGCCGACCTGGGGAACCATGTGATCCGTAAGCTATATAGAAAATAAATACACACTATTGAATCAGGACCGCTTCCATTTTTGGGAGCGGTTTTTTTTATGATGATATGTTAGCTATAATATTAATGAGCTTTCCTGGCTTGATGGTTTATTTCATAAAAATTATTTCCGTGTGTGCCGGGCATAACAAATGAACCCTTAGGCTGCGCATTTTGTGATAGCATGGGGTTATTGAAAGGACTGTTGGTTATATTTTTCCCTGTAAACACGGATTATGGTTCCGCGAGCTATAAATTTTTATCATTGTTATCCGGCTAAAAATGCTTTAAAGGTACTTGAATTCCTTACCTGGTCAAGGATATAAGCGAAGGATGATACATTCAACCCCCGCCAAGAGAACCGCGGAACTTCGCACCGTTGATAGCGAAGGGTAGCTTGGCCATACAGTAGTAGAAAGGCGGGATCGAGTGATCAAATTGGTGGCCGTAATGGCCAATTTGTGCCCTTTTTTGGTACTCTTTTTTGTGCAAGCAAAAAAGTACAAGAAACGAGCAGATGAACATTGAATCGAACTATTGAGGGATCAAATTGCTCCCCGGTTAAAATTTAGTCGGACAATAATGTGAATTTTTATATAAAAACATACTTACTTAGAATGCAGTGAATTGGATACAGTATGTATATATGGGGATTTTTATAAGACCTGTAAAATAAAGTTTCAGTAAAAATACATCAAAGATTAAAACAGGTAAAACGGTTGTAAATAAAAGCTTTACAGCCGTTTTATGATTTTTTGGTAATGAGGTAAAAAGCAGAAAAAAGCAACGATTGGCAAAAGTAAGGTTACTAAAACGTTACTTTTAAATATCAAAAAATATCGTTTTAATGTACTGTATTTCAGTTTTTTGCATCGTTTTTCATATTGTTCCGTGGCTCACATAAGTTTAATTTTATCATTAAGAATTGTGAGTATGGAAACGACAAAAAAATCAACATTTAAGGTATTGTTTTACCTTAAAATGAATGCCCCAAAGAAAAACGGATTGGTTCCGATTAAAAAATATCTTTTCATAATCAGCCTGACTATTAATTTTTATTCTGCTACGTTCTCTTGAAACAGGCTTTTCTTTTTCCGGCTGCTGGATTGGTTCTTCAGCACGAACTTTAAAGCCATCTTTTCTTACTCCATCCACCATCAATTCCATCATTTTCGCTTCATCAATATCCGGTGTCACTTTTTTCTCATTGTCTCTGTTCATAATTTTTATGTTTGTCTGTTTGTAAGTTTCGTCGTTTGGTCTTTCAGGCATTGGGAGCCACATACAGCTGTTTGTACGTTTTTCCATTTATACAACTCGCTTATGGTTCGGACAAATAAAAGGAGATATGCGACAACCACATAAATATGGCATTCAGTGGCAGCATTTGGCGTTCAATGGCTTACAGGTTTTCTATTATTCTTCCCGAATTTTGATACAGGAAATGGGCATTTCCCTTGCTAATTACAATCCGCCTGAAAGAGCGGATTATTGTGTTCATCAGAACACGGCAAGTTGTGTTTTGAGCTGCTTGAAATAAATTCCGCTGCTCAAAACCACTTGCCCTTACGCAGGGAGCTAAACCATTTCTCCGAAGTCGAATGGTTGAAAAAATTAAAAATGGAATTATTATGGAAAAAATGAACAAAAAGAAGAACAAAGGCGGTAGAAAACCAAAGCTGAACCCTGCACAAAACAGGTATATGTTCAGGCTTACCGATGAAGAAAATGCAAAATTTTTAGCCCTTTTTGACCAATCGGGAATGGACAATAAGGCTAAATTTATTGTTTCGTTATTGTTCGCAAAGGAAATGAAAACGGTTAAAATCGACAAAGGAACAGTTGATTTTTATATGCGATTGACATCGTTTCACAGTCAATATCGTTCGATAGGCGTAAATTATAATCAAATTTTGAAGCTGTTGAACGATAATTTTTCGGAGAAAAAAGCATTGGCATACCTCTACAAATTGGAAAAACAGACTGTTGAGGTGATAGCTTTATTCAAAAAGGTTGTTGAGATAACAGAAGAATTTGAAGCAAGACATTAAAAAAAATAATCAGCCAGAAACACAGGAGAAAATTACGAAGAGAAGGACTTTGCCAATAAGAAGAAAGAATGGAGAATGCAATGCACTTGTTAATTATACAAAATCATATAAACCGCTTCTTCTTTGCCAACGCAATGGCTTCGGTTTTAGAGTGCACCTGCAATTTTTGGTAAATATTTTCGATGTGCCTGCGGACGGTTGAGGGCGAAACTATCAGGTTCTCCGCTATGGAAGTGTACGGAAGCCCTGTGGAGAGCTGTTCCAATACCTCAACTTCACGGCTTGTCAGCTTTATGGTTTCTTCCGCTTCATCGGTTTCTTCCGCCAAAGGCGAACGCAGAAGATTAAGGGCTTTCATTGCAATAGACGGGGTCATCACTGCACCGCCCTCCAACGTTTGGGTAATGGCATTATATAGCTCCTGTGGTTCGGTGTCTTTCAACAAATAGCCGTCTGCACCGGCTTGTATGGCTTTAAATATGTTTTCGTCATCGTCGAAAACCGTTAGCATAATGATTTTTATCTGCGGATATTTTTGCTTGACCAAAGCGGTTGCTTCTATGCCGTTTTGTTTGGGCATTTCGATATCCATAAGGATAAGGTCTATCTGGCGGTTTTCATTGAGCTTGTCCATACATTCCAGACCGTTGTTGGCGGTAAAGGAAATGCTTATATCTTCAAAAAACGAAAGCTTTTCTTTTACGCTTTTTATCAGGAAATTATTGTCGTCTATAACGGCTATACGTATTTTCATAACTAAATATTTATGGATTATTTCACTCCGAACGACACACTCGTTCCTTTGTCCGGCTCTGACCGCAGGAGCAGTTCTTCGCCCAGCTCCGAAGCCCGCTTCCGCATATTCAACAGTCCGTTGCTTGCTTCCACTTCTTTTTCCACAAAGCCTTTACCGTTGTCTGTTATTTGGAAATGGATATTGTCATCTTCTTTGCTTATCCGTATTTCTATTCGTTCGGCTTGGGCATATTTCAGGGCATTGTTGGTGGCTTCCTGTACAATGCGGAAAATGTTCAGCCCCTGCAATCCTGTGAATGCTGTATCATCCGGTATATTTTTGTCCGTTACCAACGAAATACGAATGTTGGGATAGGAATGTTTGGCTTTTTCGATAAAGTTGGCAATACGGCTTTGCAGGTCTTTGATGGTAATGCCCGACTTGTTCATTGCCCAAATGGTATCCCGAAGTTCCTGAATGGTTTCTTTGGCAAAAACACCGACATTGCTTAATCTGCCTGTCAGTTGCTCGTTTTTATCGGCAACATAGTATTTAATGGTGTCGATAGCGGAAACGATAAAGGATAGCTGTGCCCCGATATTGTCGTGTAAATCCCTTGATATAGACAGGCGTTGCTCCTGTAATTTGTTTTGGCTTTCGATTTTTTCCAATGCCAATTTCAGCTCGTTGTCTTTCTGCTGTTTGATATTTTTAAGTATCTGCTGTTTGTAGAGCAAGAAGCCAATCAGTCCGATGATAACAGCTAATGCTACCAATCCGAAAATCCATTGGTTACGGATTTTGAGGGCAAGCTCTTTTTCGGCGATTTGCTTTTCTTTTTCGGCGGTTTCGTATTTGGTACTGATTTCTTCTACATCTTTCAGTCTTTTGGTATTGTACAGGCTGTCGTTGAGTACGTTAAACGCTTTGAGGTTTTGATATGCCTTTTCATAATCGCCCAAAATCTCATAATTGTGCATTATGTTTTCGTAATTGTATTTCTGAATATCGGGGTACTTTATTTTTTCGGCTAAAGCATTGCTTTTCTCAAAGTATTCGTTGGATTTTTTTGGTTGTTTTGTCTGGTTGTAATACTCTCCCAATGCCGTATAATTCAGCATTGTGGCAAAATCATCTTTCAGCTTTTCACGGATTGCCAACGCCTCCATCAGATAACTTTCCGATTTTTTATAGTCTTTGATGAGCAGTTGGTTATAACCTAAAAATTCCAACGCATAGCCAATTCCCACACTGTCATTCCGTTGCCGTTGGATACGCAAAGATTTTTCAAAACGCTCATTGGCGGTTTTGTAATCGGAAAAATCATCCCGAAAAACTGCACCGCTTTCATTATTGATGCGGGCGATGCCCTCTAAATTATTTTCGGCTTCATATAATTTTAAAGCTTTGTCATAAAATTCCAACGACCTTTTGGATTGCTTCAGCTTGCGGTACATCCTTGCCATATCGTCATACAGCAAACCCAGCTTTTCTGTATTTTTAGTTGGCTCCAATTCTTTCAGGGCTTTGTAATAATAAACCGATGCACTATCTATATGCCCTTTCTTCATCATTGAAAGCCCGATTAACCGCAAGAAATTGCCTCTGTTTACTTTGTCGTTTTTTTGATTGGCAAGGTCGTAACCAAACCGGGCAAGCGTTATGGTTTCATCAGATTTTGTATTGTATATTTTCATGATGCTCTTTTGGAGTATCGCTATCTGTTGGTCGTAATTCTTTTCTTGCTGTACAGATTGTACAATGCTATCCGCCATCGGGGTAGTTTGTGCAAACGCCACACCCAAAGCGGTTAAGAAAGAAAGGAATGTAAATAATAATCTCATTGGTGCAAAATTACAAATTTTAATAGCCGTAGCCTGTTAAGTAGCGGTATCGTTTTGCTTATCACTCATTTCCTGCAAGGGAAAACGAAAAATTACTCGTGTATGCCCCTTTTCGGAAGTGATGTGCAATGTGCCGCCGAGTGCTTCGGCTCTGTTACGCATATTCTGCAAGCCGTTTCCGTCATACATTTCCAAAGTATCAAAGCCTTTTCCGTTGTCTTCTACCTGCATCTGCAACATATCGCCTTGCCGGGCAAAGCTAATGCTGATGCGGGTTGCCTCGGCGTGTTTCAGGGCATTGTTTACCGCTTCCTGCAATATGCGGTAAATGTTCATCCCTGTTTTGGAATTGAATAAGAGGTCTTTGTCGTTTTCTACTTTATCGGCAAAAGACAGTGTGGTATGCGTGGTTGCCTTATTGGCGCTTTCTATGAAATTGGCGGTACGCAGTTTTAAATCGGCAATGCTGATGCATGGTCTGTTCATCGCCCAAATGGTATCCCGCAGTTCCCGAATGGTTTCTTTGGCAAAGGAGCTCATATTTCCGAGCCTGTCCGAGAGCTTCTGGTCACGGTTTGCCATAAATTGTTTCAGCGTGTCGATAGACGAGATAATGAATGTGAGGTGTGCCCCGATATTGTCGTGTAAATCCCTTGATATAGACAGGCGTTGCTCCTGTAATTTGTTCTGTGTTTCTATTTTCTCCAATGCTAATTTGAGTTCGTTGTCTTTTTGTTGCTTGATGTTTTTGAGCACCTGCTGTTTGTAGAGCAAGAAGCCAATCAACCCGATGATAACGGCTAATGCCGTCAGCCCGAAAATCCATAAGCTCCTGTTTTTGAGGGCAAGCTGATGGTCTGTTATTTTCGCCCGCTGTTGCAGGATAAGGTTTTCCTTTTCGGCGGTTTCGTATTTTGTTTCCAACCGAAGCACTTCCTTTGCCTGTTCTTGGCTCTGCAAACTGTCTTTGAGCTGTTGGCTGATTTTGAGGTATTTTACGGCTTGCGTGAGGTTGCCCTGCTTTTCGTGGATAGTTGCCAACAGTTCTGCCGACTGCTGTTCTTCACGTGTAAAATCTTTCTCTTTGGCAAGATGATAATTCGCCTCTGCAATGACGTATGCGTTGGGCAGTTTGTTCCACGCAATGTATAGCTCTGCTAGCTCGTTACTGGTAATGATACGGTCTTTCGGGTCTTCGTTCTTCTGCCGGATAGCAATGGATTTTTGGTAGTATTTCTCCGATTGGCTGTAATTTTTCAAGCCTTTGTAGGCTTCTCCGAAATTGTGGTACAGATAGCCCATCAGCCGTTCGTTGTTGTCCTCGTTCCAATATTGGGTTGCTTCGGTAGCGTAGTCGAGTGCTTTTTGGTAATCGTTGAGGTGGTTGCTGTAATTGGACATATTGTTGAGGGCAAACCCCTGATAAAAATCCTGTCCGAGTTTTTCATATATCTGTCGGGCATTACCGCAGTATTCGATACCTTTTGCGTATTCTTTGATGTAATGGAAATCGCTCCCGATATTGATGTACAGGTTTGCCATAGCCATACTATCTTTCAGTTCTTTGGCATAGTCGAGGGCTTTCAGCTCGTATTCGATGGCTTGGCGGTGGTCGTTCGACAATCCGTAGGAGTTGCCATAGGTCTGGTACATTTTGAGCAGATACCCTTTGTCGCCCAATTTTGTTGCCAAAGGGTCTATTTCTTTCAGCAGTCGGATAGAGTTATCGTAATCGCCTTTTTCGTACAGCACAATGGCATTTAGTATGGCGATATCCACGTCCATATAATCCGATTGGAGGGTCTGGGCAATTTCCTTTGCCTTGTTTACATAAGCGATTGAGCTGTCGCTATTGATAAAACGGTATTCTTCGGCTATCTGGGTCAGTATATCGCATTTGGCGGAGTCTGCCTCCGCTTGTACGAATGCTGTATGCAGACTGTCTATTTTTTCTTTCAGCTGGGCGAATGCCCCCGATGACAGAGTAAGAAAAAACAATACCACAAAAGACCTGACGATACCTGTCGGTATCGCAAAACAATTGGGGCGGATTGTTGTGCTTCGCTTCATTGATAGTGGAATATGCAGTAAATTTATTAAATTAATTCAAGGTTATGTCTCATACCGCTCTATTTTCAATAAGTTTAATGTGGAGTGAAGTACTTTTTTAAAGTTTCCTGTGAGCATTTCCGATAGTTCTTCCTGTGGTTGCTCCGTTGGAAATTTCTCTTCCATCTCGGTCAGCCGTTTGTTTATTAGCGTATTTATTTGTTGCTCCATTTCGAAGACTTTTCTTGTATTTTCCTTTAATTCCAAATGGTTTTGAAATTCGTTCGAGTGTATATTTTTCGAGATGTGCAGACTACTATAAGTATCAAAATATTTTTGAAGCAACCACACAATGACCAACAATAGACCAATGATAAAGACAAATAATAAGGCTAAAGCTATCATACTACATTGTTTTGTTATTTCTTTTAATCTTTCTCCATTTTACAATTGCCCAGATAACGATGGCTACTACAATAATTCCGATAATGAACGGTGCGTAAATCACAAAAAGTGTAAGCAATCCGGGAAATGATCCTAAAAATGTACTTTCTACTTCGTAAGGATTTTTTGAGGGTACAGTTGTGTAGTTGAGGCTTTGTAGATTTTTACTGCTTAATTCATCAACCTTTGCGAATAGCCTTTCGGATTGGACAATGCTGTTTTCGTACTGGAAATTTTCTATCCAATTGGAATAAGTTACAATTAAATTGTCTTTGGGTGTAGGGGAAAAATTTGTTTTGTTTCCCCAAAAAATATGCTCGCTTTCATTGTATTGAAAACCGAAATTATCCGACAAACCTTTCACATCTTTTTGCTGTAAACCGTCCATTAGCTGAACATAGAAACTTCCTTTTTCAATCGGATTTTTCCAAACGCTTCCGCTTTCAAGGAGATAAATAAAAGCATTGTAGTTTTCCTTTTCATATCCTTTTCTGACAATGCCATTATTAGTATTGACGATAAAATATACTGCTACGTTTTTGGTTTCGTCGGGCAAAAATTCCATTTGCCATACTTTCCAGTTATCACTAAAACTGTTTATTTTTCCATATTCTCTGTTCGGTTCTTCGACTAATGACAGCCAAATTGCATTGGCTTTAATTTTGAACTGATTGAGTTGGTCAATTTGTACCTGGTTTAAATCCACATCGCCACCCGAATAAATTCCGTTTACGGGATAACCCATTTTAAAATTGAGCTTTTCGGAAGTGGTGTTTTTAAAAATATATTCGCCTTTTACCACCGCATAGCCTTTGTAGAGCTGTATGTAGATACGTTCCTGTTGCATCTGCACTTTTTTGAACGTCAGGCTGTCTTCGGGATAGAGCATCGTATAGACCGTACCGCCTGCGTTCCATACGCCGGGCTGTGAGGCGTTGGCAAACACTTTTTGAGATGTGGCAACAACAATCAGAAAAAGTGCCGTTACTAAAAATTTATGTATTATCGTTTTCATACCGTTATGTGTTTTAAGGTAATTTGGTTTGCTCCAACATCGCTTCAAATAGATGTAGCTTTTTATGACTGAACTCTGTTGTACCGGTGGTCTTTCCGTCAGTAAATTCTGTTTTGAAAAAACCGATACCGGCAATGTTTCCGGCTTTCAAATCTACTTCGGCTTCGGCTGTGATGTTGTTGTTTTCGTCACGCAGGTACAGCACCATCCGGTAAGGCTTTAGCTCTTTTGGGTTTTTCTTGTATGCCTGTAAAGTTTGTTCGGAATAGGCTTGTAAATCAAAAGGCAGATTATCGTTTGGTGCTTCTTTGTCAAATCGCAAAATGCCTTTCAATAGTTTATTTTGTGCGGTGCTGTCTTCGATGAGCTTAAACTTGATTTCGCCGGAATGATGAGCCATCGCATCTTTGAGGTAAGCCGTAGCATAGAAATAGCTTTGTGGTTCTACGAAAGACAGTATTTCCTTGTCTTCGAGGTAGAAATAGTTGGTTACGATGTCGGCTTCGTTCGGCACTTTTTGCCGATGAATTTCTTTGTGCAATTTTCCTTTGGCAGAATAATAACGCTCCGTAACAGACTGCGTACCGTCTATGTCGGCTTCTATTTCGGTCAATAAACTGTCTTTGTAGCGGAATTTGATATGGCTTTTGCTTCCGCCTTTGAAATGGATTTTTTCTTCGGTAATTCTGCTCTGCTTGTCGTAAACGTAGGTATAAGTCCTGTTCAGGTACGGATTGCTGTGTGTCCACACTTGTTTATGCAAATGCCCCTGTTTGTACGTACTTTGGGATTTTGCCCAACTTTCGTCCAAAAAACTTTTGTTTTCGTAGCTTTCGATATTGCCGTTGGTATTGAATGCTTGGGTTACTTTTTCTACTTCTTCTACATTTTTCACGCTACTGTCATTGTCGTACTCAATGCTGTAATACATTTGCGTTACTTTGTTCAACGGCTTGGAATAGCCGTAATCTTGATACGTGATGTCTGGCAAGGTTTGGGCAAATGCAGAAGTATAGCTTATGATTAAAAAGATAAGTATCAGGTTTTTCATTTTGTTTTTATTTTTTTAACCACATAGGCACATAGTTTTTCTATGTTTCTACGTGGTTAATCATTTTTTATTTCAGGCATTTTATCGAGGTTGTTCAACGCTTCCCGAAGCTGTTCTTTGGTTATTGTTTTGGCTGGTTTGATTAAGCGGACAAGGCTTTTGACCAAAACATTGTAAAGGTCTGCATACATTTCTCTAATGGCTTCATCTTTTGAGTTCAAGGAAAAAACCGCCATATTCCCATTGGGATACGTAGCTATAATTTGGTCTATGGTAATTTTGAAATAGGGAATTAAAAACTGATAATGAATTTGAGCATCTATTTCTCCTCCGTTTTCGTGTTTATATCGCCAAAGAATGGTGTAATCATTTTCTGATGCGATGTGGCTGTTTTGTTTAATGTAACCAGCCATTAAAAGTAAGGCTTCATAATTTTGAATATCTTTCTGCATAGTTTCAAAATTTTGCCCTTTGTGGTAATAGCCGTACAGCTCCGTAGTGGGAGTAGTGGCAATCTTACTTTGGGCAAATGCCGAAGTGCAGAATGCCAAAGAAAAAGCTATTGCGATATGTTTGAGGATTGGTTTCATTTTATTGAACAAGATTGATAAATTGTGGATGAACAATGCCTGTTTTTGCGAGATTATAGATACCTACACGGTACTTTCTACCATTAACATTGTTTATCAAAAAATTTCTG includes the following:
- a CDS encoding phosphodiester glycosidase family protein, which produces MIRIAKMAAPAVLLLQLVAFGCKKDSTHPREIVPKAELTQRILDSTGLIANLFSDTSFVVVPGVEETDLHFQNEAGYSTHVYLLKVDLNHEGIRLQAGTPYGSKPFALQTVPVMAQYLDSAGNRVVAGLNADFFSTVGEPRGIAIKDGKILKTTWANARSASFVGVKDDGAVFIGNREDFDNMKDEFRDALGAGQILVWNNAVQVQTDVSIEPRTAVGINENGIMVFAVVDGRSFYYSNGISITDLGILLKACGSTTVVNLDGGGSSTFMIKHPLAPVWQVRNRPSDGNNRAVGNSWMIIADQP
- a CDS encoding IPT/TIG domain-containing protein, which translates into the protein MKILTYSFLCLAFLLCYSCNKDDDKSQPDVLKITSIWPAYGTANTIVTINGKEFSNVRENNKVSFNNIPAIVIEASETQLQVVSPEGGSTGNVNIEVGGQQFMGPVYSYTLPPEEYFVETYAGTGGTAGSVEGSLKAAKFRNPEGLSIDLLGNLYIADRGNNRIRKISGGMVSAYAGKDQDGHVDGDVSIALFDYPWKTAVDKSGNVYVADRDNHSVRKITPEGIVSTLAGSGSAGYADGNGTAAKFNQPLDVATDDAGNVYVADNLNHRIRKIDPAGNVTTLAGSGTAGYADGTGTAASFKNPSGLCVDKDGNIFVADRLNHRVRKIGPGAEVTTVAGDGYAGFVDGLQNNARFNGPYGIDVDANGALYIADLSNNKIRKIKDGSVSTIAGTSNGYLDGAGGGAQFSQPTDVCVDPGGNIFVADLGNHVIRKLYRK
- the mobA gene encoding conjugal transfer protein MobA, with the translated sequence MEKMNKKKNKGGRKPKLNPAQNRYMFRLTDEENAKFLALFDQSGMDNKAKFIVSLLFAKEMKTVKIDKGTVDFYMRLTSFHSQYRSIGVNYNQILKLLNDNFSEKKALAYLYKLEKQTVEVIALFKKVVEITEEFEARH
- a CDS encoding response regulator; amino-acid sequence: MKIRIAVIDDNNFLIKSVKEKLSFFEDISISFTANNGLECMDKLNENRQIDLILMDIEMPKQNGIEATALVKQKYPQIKIIMLTVFDDDENIFKAIQAGADGYLLKDTEPQELYNAITQTLEGGAVMTPSIAMKALNLLRSPLAEETDEAEETIKLTSREVEVLEQLSTGLPYTSIAENLIVSPSTVRRHIENIYQKLQVHSKTEAIALAKKKRFI
- a CDS encoding sensor histidine kinase; this encodes MKIYNTKSDETITLARFGYDLANQKNDKVNRGNFLRLIGLSMMKKGHIDSASVYYYKALKELEPTKNTEKLGLLYDDMARMYRKLKQSKRSLEFYDKALKLYEAENNLEGIARINNESGAVFRDDFSDYKTANERFEKSLRIQRQRNDSVGIGYALEFLGYNQLLIKDYKKSESYLMEALAIREKLKDDFATMLNYTALGEYYNQTKQPKKSNEYFEKSNALAEKIKYPDIQKYNYENIMHNYEILGDYEKAYQNLKAFNVLNDSLYNTKRLKDVEEISTKYETAEKEKQIAEKELALKIRNQWIFGLVALAVIIGLIGFLLYKQQILKNIKQQKDNELKLALEKIESQNKLQEQRLSISRDLHDNIGAQLSFIVSAIDTIKYYVADKNEQLTGRLSNVGVFAKETIQELRDTIWAMNKSGITIKDLQSRIANFIEKAKHSYPNIRISLVTDKNIPDDTAFTGLQGLNIFRIVQEATNNALKYAQAERIEIRISKEDDNIHFQITDNGKGFVEKEVEASNGLLNMRKRASELGEELLLRSEPDKGTSVSFGVK
- a CDS encoding tetratricopeptide repeat-containing sensor histidine kinase; amino-acid sequence: MKRSTTIRPNCFAIPTGIVRSFVVLFFLTLSSGAFAQLKEKIDSLHTAFVQAEADSAKCDILTQIAEEYRFINSDSSIAYVNKAKEIAQTLQSDYMDVDIAILNAIVLYEKGDYDNSIRLLKEIDPLATKLGDKGYLLKMYQTYGNSYGLSNDHRQAIEYELKALDYAKELKDSMAMANLYINIGSDFHYIKEYAKGIEYCGNARQIYEKLGQDFYQGFALNNMSNYSNHLNDYQKALDYATEATQYWNEDNNERLMGYLYHNFGEAYKGLKNYSQSEKYYQKSIAIRQKNEDPKDRIITSNELAELYIAWNKLPNAYVIAEANYHLAKEKDFTREEQQSAELLATIHEKQGNLTQAVKYLKISQQLKDSLQSQEQAKEVLRLETKYETAEKENLILQQRAKITDHQLALKNRSLWIFGLTALAVIIGLIGFLLYKQQVLKNIKQQKDNELKLALEKIETQNKLQEQRLSISRDLHDNIGAHLTFIISSIDTLKQFMANRDQKLSDRLGNMSSFAKETIRELRDTIWAMNRPCISIADLKLRTANFIESANKATTHTTLSFADKVENDKDLLFNSKTGMNIYRILQEAVNNALKHAEATRISISFARQGDMLQMQVEDNGKGFDTLEMYDGNGLQNMRNRAEALGGTLHITSEKGHTRVIFRFPLQEMSDKQNDTAT